One region of Ascaphus truei isolate aAscTru1 chromosome 13, aAscTru1.hap1, whole genome shotgun sequence genomic DNA includes:
- the PLA2G3 gene encoding group 3 secretory phospholipase A2, with the protein MARGVRVLVGGLLLLGLGMVSGEGSHARHRRGWTMPGTLWCGAGNSAENYTNLGVFHGADLCCREHDHCSHRLLTLGFQYGIRNYRLHTVSHCDCDQRFRSCLHALNDTASTVVGVMYFNILEMPCFGLSEEEQCVEWHWWGGCKRHDLVPKAQLQKQDNFNYTHPPGTRRPAPFSLRPLGRHRGTRTPAPSSLRPLGRHRGTRTPAPSLRQLGRHTGTHTPAPSLLRPPGRHTGIHTPSPSSLPSWGPSWHPTASTKRRRRLLKKQRKERPRKSAIDSQGFGKTARDSEKETAMDVEKETARDAEKEKARDAEETARDAEKETARDAEETARDAEKETARDVEKETARDAKETARDAEETARDAEKETARDAEKETARDAEKETARDAEKETARDAEKETARDAEKETARDSEETARDSEKETARDSEKETARDTEKETARDSEKETARDAEKTSRDSEKKTARDAGKATARDAGKATARDAGKETARDAEKETARDAEKETARDAEKETARDAEKETARDSEETARDSEKETARDSEKETARDTEKETARDSEKETARDAEKTSRDSEKKTARDAGKATARDAGKATARDAGKATARDAGKATARDAGKATARDAKKETARDAGKATARDSDKDSQGFRKRNSRRLNLTDRDSQRVRLAERNSRRLNLTDRDSQRVRLAERNSRRLNLTDRDSQRVRLAERNSRRTLQNQDEINTSQ; encoded by the exons ATGGCACGGGGAGTCCGGGTGCTGGTGGGGGGGCTGCTCCTCCTTGGCTTAGGCATGGTGAGTGGGGAGGGGTCCCACGCCAGGCACAGGAGGGGCTGGACTATGCCAGGGACCCTGTGGTGCGGAGCGGGGAACTCTGCGGAGAACTATACCAACCTAG GTGTATTTCATGGGGCGGATCTTTGCTGCAGAGAACATGATCATTGCTCTCACCGACTCCTGACGCTCGGATTCCAGTACGGGATCCGGAATTACCGactgcacacagtgtcacactgcGACTGTGACCAGAG GTTCAGAAGCTGCCTCCACGCGCTCAATGACACGGCCTCCACAGTGGTTGGCGTCATGTACTTTAACATCCTGGAGATGCCCTGCTTCGGTCTCAGTGAGGAAGAGCAGTGTGTAGAGTGGCACTggtggggagg CTGTAAAAGACATGATTTGGTACCGAAAGCCCAGCTGCAGAAGCAGGACAACTTCAATTATACCCACCCCCCGGGCACACGCAGACCTGCCCCCTTCTCACTGCGCCCGCTGGGGAGGCACAGGGGCACACGTAcacctgccccctcctcactgcGCCCGCTGGGGAGGCACAGGGGCACACGTACACCTGCCCCCTCACTGCGCCAGCTgggcagacacacaggcacacatacacctgCCCCCTCCTTACTGCGCCCGCCGGGGAGGCACACGGGCATACacacaccttccccctcctcactGCCTTCTTGGGGACCCTCTTGGCACCCAACGGCCAGCACCAAAAGAAGACGTAGGCTCCTGAAGAAGCAGCGGAAGGAAAGGCCAAGAAAATCAGCAATAGACAGCCAGGGATTCGGAAAGACAGCCAGGGATTCGGAGAAAGAGACAGCCATGGACGTGGAGAAAGAGACAGCCAGGGACGCGGAGAAAGAGAAAGCCAGGGACGCGGAGGAGACAGCCAGGGATGCGGAGAAGGAGACAGCCAGGGACGCGGAGGAGACAGCCAGAGACGCGGAGAAGGAGACAGCCAGAGACGTGGAGAAGGAGACAGCCAGGGACGCGAAGGAGACAGCCAGGGATGCGGAGGAGACAGCCAGGGACGCGGAGAAGGAGACAGCCAGGGACGCGGAGAAGGAGACAGCCAGGGACGCGGAGAAGGAGACAGCCAGGGACGCGGAGAAGGAGACAGCCAGGGACGCGGAGAAGGAGACAGCCAGGGACGCGGAGAAGGAGACAGCCAGGGACTCGGAGGAGACAGCCAGGGACTCGGAGAAAGAGACAGCTAGGGATTCAGAGAAGGAGACCGCCagggacacagagaaagagacagccaGGGACTCAGAGAAAGAGACAGCCAGGGACGCAGAGAAGACATCCAGGGATTCAGAGAAGAAGACAGCCAGGGACGCGGGGAAGGCGACAGCCAGGGATGCGGGGAAGGCGACAGCCAGGGATGCGGGGAAGGAGACAGCCAGGGACGCGGAGAAGGAGACAGCCAGGGACGCGGAGAAGGAGACAGCCAGGGACGCGGAGAAGGAGACAGCCAGGGACGCGGAGAAGGAGACAGCCAGGGACTCGGAGGAGACAGCCAGGGACTCGGAGAAAGAGACAGCTAGGGATTCAGAGAAGGAGACCGCCagggacacagagaaagagacagccaGGGACTCAGAGAAAGAGACAGCCAGGGACGCAGAGAAGACATCCAGGGATTCAGAGAAGAAGACAGCCAGGGACGCGGGGAAGGCGACAGCCAGGGACGCGGGGAAGGCGACAGCCAGGGACGCGGGGAAGGCGACAGCCAGGGATGCGGGGAAGGCGACAGCCAGGGATGCGGGGAAGGCGACAGCCAGGGATGCAAAGAAAGAGACAGCCAGGGACGCGGGGAAGGCGACAGCCAGGGATTCAGACAAAGATAGCCAGGGATTCAGAAAAAGAAACAGCCGGAGATTGAATCTCACTgacagagacagtcagagagtgagactcGCTGAAAGAAACAGCCGGAGATTGAATCTCACTgacagagacagtcagagagtgagactcGCTGAAAGAAACAGCCGGAGATTGAATCTCACTgacagagacagtcagagagtgagactcGCTGAAAGAAACAGCCGGAGAACCCTTCAAAACCAAGATGAGATTAATACATCACAGTGA